CATTTCCTATTCTTAAGTTGATTTATCAACTAAGCTCATTTCACCAATCGTAGTTACTTCTTTAAACTATAACGGGAAATTAAACTTAATTCATATTCAATCATTTATATAATATTTTAATTACAATCAAAAAGTGACTTATAAATCGTAATAAATAAAATTAAAACTTTTTACTGGTCTATCATATTTTATGATATGAACAAGGTGTTATCATCATCTTAAATTTATGTCCATATGCATGGTAGGTACAATTTTTTCTATTATTCATAAAATACAATTGAATCATTATACTATTTTTTAGTATTGCTTAATTACAAGAAATGGCAGCAACAATAAATTATTAGAGGTGAGATAAAATGAAAGAAAATAAAATAGCATTTATTACCTGCGTAACTGATCAAAATTTGTATCAAAAAAGTTTATCATATATTAATAAACTACAAGTCCCTGAAGGCATTGAAATGGAAATAATACCAATAATAGATGCTAAAAGTATAGCTTCTGCATATAACGAGGCTATGCAAAAAAGTGATTCAAAATACAAAGTTTATCTTCGTGAAGATGTTTATATACAAAATACAAAGTTCATTATCGATATAATCAATATTTTCAAACGTGATGAAAATATAGGCCTTATAGGTGTAGCTGGAGCAAAGATTATCCCAGTATCAGGAATATGGCAAGAAGATCATAGAAAGGTTGGAAAAGTATTTCGTAATGATAAAGGATGTATGGAATTACTAAACTATAATGAAGTTACGGATCTTTATACTGAAGTAAAAGGAATAGATGGACTTATAATGATAACACAATATGATTTATTGTGGAGAGATGATATTTTTGATGGATGGCATTTTTACGATCTTTCAGAAAGTGTTGAATTTCTGAGAAAAGGACTTAAGGTAGTAGTTCCTAATCAGGAAAATGCATGGTGTATTCATGATCATGGCAATATAAATACTTCTAGTGAATTTGAAATATATCGAAATAAATTTCTAGATAATTATTCTAAAGATATATTACCATTAGTTAGTATATTAATACCTACTTATAACCAAACAAAATATCTAAAGCTTGCACTTGATTCTGCATTAAATCAAAGCTATAGAAATACTGAAATCATTATATGTGATGATAGTTCAACAAATGATGTAGAAAAACTAGTTGAACGATATATGCTAAAAACAAATAAGATTAAATATTTTTATAACGGTGGCCCATCTGGTGATTGGGGTAAAATAAATATGGAAAAGTGCTTTCAAAAATCATCAGGTGAGTTTGTAAACTATTTGTTTCATGATGATCTCTTTAATCCAAATAAAATAGATAAAATGGTTAATTATTTTCTTTATGATGACACACTTTCTCTAATAACAAGTTACAGGAAATTAATCAATGAAAAAGGTGAATATTTAAATGATACTTTAAGAACTGTTCAGCAATATCCTTACGATATTCGTTTAACTGGAGAAGAGGCTGGAAGAAAACTTCTTTTTTCATTAAATAATTATATTGGCGAACCAACTACTGCTATGTTTAGAAAAAGTGCTATAAATTCCATTACAAGTGGCTATGATAGTTATGAAATAAATTGCCTACTTGATGCAGCATTATGG
The DNA window shown above is from Clostridium beijerinckii and carries:
- a CDS encoding glycosyl transferase gives rise to the protein MKENKIAFITCVTDQNLYQKSLSYINKLQVPEGIEMEIIPIIDAKSIASAYNEAMQKSDSKYKVYLREDVYIQNTKFIIDIINIFKRDENIGLIGVAGAKIIPVSGIWQEDHRKVGKVFRNDKGCMELLNYNEVTDLYTEVKGIDGLIMITQYDLLWRDDIFDGWHFYDLSESVEFLRKGLKVVVPNQENAWCIHDHGNINTSSEFEIYRNKFLDNYSKDILPLVSILIPTYNQTKYLKLALDSALNQSYRNTEIIICDDSSTNDVEKLVERYMLKTNKIKYFYNGGPSGDWGKINMEKCFQKSSGEFVNYLFHDDLFNPNKIDKMVNYFLYDDTLSLITSYRKLINEKGEYLNDTLRTVQQYPYDIRLTGEEAGRKLLFSLNNYIGEPTTAMFRKSAINSITSGYDSYEINCLLDAALWLKLLRQGNMIYISDPLSNFRIHSSQNSNDGILAFWFPIEYFKLIISSYENGVFIKNRKELLEALTLWYTHYASSLLVFANEYNNNSKDNEEIIKLRDEYKSCYKRFINILLE